tctcAATTTAGctggttcgcaattgtaacggtacaaaacgcactatctggctagttcgcgccgtgttgtgtgctttcacaatatttcacttattgcagttattttactcgcaacaaaacaacacactcgttagacgaggtcgttttttgtggtttcacgacgctacgtagcttaaactaacataacccaacctaacctaaccttcgcaactctatcgttagaaaacgttttactcgctgctttacaatgctttctgcaacattacgacggtttcctgcgttttcacattagatatcgcagttcccgacttgtaatggttaaaaacactgcatctcaatagctgacattgcttaatacggttttacaacgcttcataacttaacctaagctaaccttcgcacttctatctaataaacgctctcttacactgtttcgctcacaattacgatatttgcatgacctcacagtttttcaccaacttagtacagtacagaacgctgtatctcgctaaatgacatcgttatttaaggtttcatgatgcttgcatgcgctttcacgagaatagcacaatatagcaggttcgcacttgtaacggtacaagacgcactatctggctagttcgcgccgtgttgcgtgctttcacaatatttcacctatcgcagtgtttttactcgcaacaaaacaacactatctcgctagatgctgtcgtttttggtggtttcacgacgctacctagcttaaactaacataacccaacctaacctaaccttcacaattctatcgttagaaaacgttttactcgctactttacaatgctttctgcaacgttacgacggtttcatgcgctttcacattagatgtcgcagtttccgacttgtaaaggGCCACGACGCCGCGATGACGACGCGATACTCACCATTCGCACTTCTGCAGATACTGCTCCTCGCTGCCCTGGGCCAGTCGCCGCTTGTCACCTCTGCCCAGCTGTTCGTGCCGTTCGAGCGTGACTGGCGTACTGGGTTGTGTCCCGTCTTCGACGGGCCATCGTTCGGCGACGGCCTCTCTGCAGTTTTTGCGGCAGCACCGTCGCTTTCGGCCGCCATCCGGTTTCCTGCCTGGCAACAAGGGACTGCTTCCGCTGTCCCGGCCACTTCGTGGGGTGCTCATAAGCACGCGCATTTCGACGCCACTTCGGGCCACGACGCCGCGATGACGCAGCGACACTCACCGTTCGCACTTCTGCAGGTCAGTTATTTTGACGTGCATGGCTACCGTGTCATTGATGTTTGTGTAATTGCGGTGTCGTGGCCCCCTTGTTGTTTTTTGAAGCGTGTTCGCGCGGCTGCAATGTGCCTCTCGCGCCTGTTATTACTTCATGGTGACATTGAGTCAAGTCCAGGGCCCAGGTCTAAGCCTCAGGAAGAGAAACTTGACTTTGTCTTCGATGCAGTTAAGCGGATGGAAGCCTCAAATATTTCTCTGCTTGAATCCGTAAATAAAGATTTGCACATTCATATTACCTTGAAAAACGATTACGAATCGCTTTAGAAACGGGTTACTGAACTTGAATCTAGGTTAGAGTCCTTTATCTCTGCACAAATCCCCGCAAACAATGACGCGAAACTGTCTGAAATGCAAAACCATATTGTCGTCCTGCAGTCTAAAATTCAGTCGTGTGGTTCTTCGGAGGTCACCACTAGCCGTGACAATATTTCAATTATCCGGGACAACATCGATGATCTTGAAAATCGGTCGCGAAGGTCAAATGTTTTATTTTATGGGATAGCGGACGGTGACCCAACGGAATCGTGGGAGGCCGTTCAAAAAATCGTAACTGATTTTTGTCAGAATCAGCTCGGGCTAACTGTCACTTCTATCGTCCGTGCACATCGCTTGGGGCGTTTCTTAGCCGATAAAACTCGGCCTATCATTGCCAAGTTCTTCAATGATAAAGAGTTGGAGGCAATAGTAAGTCGTGGCAGTAAGCTGAAAAATACGTTGTTCGGCCTGTCACGTGACTTTTCTAAACCAGTTCGGGAAAAGCGGCGTAACTTACTGCAGTTctcgaaaacaataaaaaaggaaagTGACCGACcatgtgaggctcgttttgacaGGCTTTACATCAATGATGACGTTTATGTATGGGACCCCAATACCATTCAAGCCGCACCCATCACTAATCACGCTGCGCTATCTCAATCCTTTTCCGCTACGGTATGACTGCAGCCCGACCCTACTCCCCGTTCAACAATTAACCATTCCTTATCATCGCACCAAAGAAGTTCTGGTGGTGTTCGTTTTATGTACACGAACATTAGAAGCGTTCAGTCCAAAAGCATTCCGTTGTCATCCCTCGTTGATTCTTGCCCACCAACCATCGTCGcactaactgaaacgtggctaaacgATGACATTCCTGACAGCAGTATTTTTCTCACGTGGGCAGATTACAAATTTTTTCGTTGTGATAGGAAACATAGAAGGGGAGGTGGCGTACTTCTGGCGATAAAAAATGATGTGCTTGCAGTACCTGTTCCGGTTACCTCGTTTTTGGAATGTGTATGGGTATCCCTGAAGTGTGGCAGCCGCGTCATACTTATTGGTGTTTTTTACCGCCCCCCAGATGCAAATACTGACTTTTCTAATGAATTTACCCGTCTCTTGACGCAACTGTGTTCTCGTTTTCCTAATTCTCTCTTAATAATTtttggcgattttaattttccGAGTATTTGCTGGTCAACTCTATCCGTTAGGGATGGTCAAAGTGAAGCTCATAATTTCGTCCAGTCTTCTCTCGACTTTTCCGTGGCTCAGCTAATTACTCATCCCACGCGGTGTTCCGCCGCATCAGCTAATATTCTAGACCTAGTATTTACGAACAACGCTGATATTTTTTCTAAAATTACTCATCTTGACGGGCTTTCTGATCACGTCTTCCTTACTGGAAGCGTCCGGAGTTCCCCTAATAAGCGCAaaactaccaataaacaaataaGGTGCTATAATAGAGCTGATTACGATAGCATTAATAATGAACTCCTGTCATTCTCAAATAACTTTTTAGGAGGGTATTTATCCCGATCCGTTGAAGATAATTGGCTTATATTTAAAAATGCACTTATCAACTTAATCAGCAGGTTCATTTCCCTTATCACCATCAAAACTGTAAACACCGCTCCATGGTATAACCAACAGCTTCAACGCctcaataacaaaaagaaaagactttaccgccacgccaataaaatagaCCCCCTTTCAGTTTCCTGGTTACGCTACAAAACATGTGATAAGGAATATCAGTCACTGCTCACATCAACTCGACGTCATTTCTTCAAACATGACTTAACATCTATGCTATTAAATAACCCTCGGAAATTTTGGCGTGTCATCAATCCTGTTGATCATCCTGATATAGTCCTTACCACCAGTAACAACAGCGTCATTCCCACGTCTCAGTGCGCACAAGTTTTAAACGACGCATTCATTTCGGTATTCACGTGTGAAGACATCCCGTCATGTCCGAAAGTCAACCTCATTCCTGATATCAGCATGCCAGAAATAATAGTCAGTGAAGCGGGTATATTCTCCTTACTAAATAAACTCAAAATTTCTACTGCTTCTGATCATGTCGGCTTTAATAATAAGATACTAAAGAATATATCAGCTAGCATTTGTCCCATACTGTCCGCCCTTTTTTCACAATCGTTATCGTTAGGCTGCATCCCACATGACTGGCGAATCGCTGAAGTAATACCCATCTTCAAGTCTGGTGAACGCTCATCGCcattaaactatcgtcccatctcattaaccagtaccatttgtaaactttttgaacatATAATCCACACCCAAGTAATTACCTACCTGGAAGATCATAACATACTACATAAatttcagcatggctttcgcGGAGGATACTCATGTGACACGCAGCTCGCCGGcttcattcatgacatacattcagCTCTCGACGGTGGATCCCAGGTTGATGCTATTTTCCTcgacttttctaaagcttttgaccgtgTCCCTCATCACCGCCTTCTATCCAAACTGTCTAGGCTTAACATTCACCCTAACATTTTGGCATGGGTAAAAGATTTCCTTTCTTCTAGAACACAGTTCACGTCCGCTAACAATTGTAACTCTTCCTTCAGACCAGTAActtctggagtcccacagggtagcgtactTGGTCCACTACTgtttctaatctacattaatgacttgccATCCTGTGTCTCATCCCGAATTAGAatttttgctgacgactgtgtgatttaccgAATAATTTCCTCTGACAATGACCGGAAAGCTTTGCAAACTGATCTAAATGCTATTATTGCATGGTGCTCATCTTGGATAATGACCCTAGACTGCTCTAAAACGAAGTCTACGTCTTTCAGTAAACACGTAACCCGGATTCCTACCTCCTACGTGTTGAATAATACTACTGTTGACCTCGTCTccacttataaatatcttggaattcatttgcAACCTGATCTGACATGGCACTACCATATAAAACTCACCCTGGCGGCTGGTAACCGGTCTTTCGGACTTCTCAAG
This window of the Rhipicephalus microplus isolate Deutch F79 unplaced genomic scaffold, USDA_Rmic scaffold_70, whole genome shotgun sequence genome carries:
- the LOC142790098 gene encoding uncharacterized protein LOC142790098 produces the protein MTTRYSPFALLQILLLAALGQSPLVTSAQLFVPFERDWRTGLCPVFDGPSFGDGLSAVFAAAPSLSAAIRFPAWQQGTASAVPATSWGAHKHAHFDATSGHDAAMTQRHSPFALLQILLLAALGQSPLVTSAQLFVPFERDWRTGLCPVFDGRSFGDGLSAVFVAAPSLSAAIRFPAWQQGTATAVPATSWGAHKRAHFDATSGHDAAMTQRRSPFALLQ